A DNA window from Flavisolibacter ginsenosidimutans contains the following coding sequences:
- a CDS encoding argininosuccinate synthase, whose amino-acid sequence MNARIGEGRKIILGFSGGLDTSFCVKYLHDDLGFEVHSIIVNTGGFTKEELEGIKEHAYRLGVKSHTTVDAVKIYYERIIKFLVFGNVLKNNTYPLSVSAERLIQALHIADHVKELNADAVAHGSTGAGNDQVRFDMVFHNVIPGIPILTPIRDLRLSREQEIEYLKEKGVEMNFEKAAYSINKGLWGTSVGGRETLNSRGTLPEDAWPTQVTKSDTEEVKLHFQKGELKGVNDKEFPHPVEAIQYLQSLAGPYGIGRDIHVGDTIIGIKGRVGFEAAAPMIIIKAHHALEKHVLTKWQLAYKDQLSQFYGTWLHEGQILDPVMRDIEAFFSSTQQQVTGDVYVQLNPYRFSVNGIESPYDLMSKKFGSYGEMNTGWSGEDVRGFSKIFGNQTSIYFGVKDEVEGKSI is encoded by the coding sequence GTGAATGCACGCATCGGCGAAGGCCGCAAAATTATTTTGGGTTTTAGCGGAGGCCTCGACACCTCTTTTTGCGTAAAATATTTGCACGACGACCTGGGCTTCGAGGTACACAGCATCATTGTGAACACGGGTGGCTTTACCAAAGAAGAACTGGAAGGCATCAAAGAACACGCTTATCGCCTTGGCGTTAAATCACACACCACGGTAGATGCGGTAAAAATTTATTACGAACGCATCATCAAATTCCTTGTCTTTGGAAATGTTCTGAAGAACAATACTTATCCGTTAAGCGTAAGCGCAGAGCGGTTGATCCAGGCACTGCACATTGCCGATCATGTGAAGGAACTGAATGCGGACGCAGTTGCTCACGGCAGCACCGGTGCCGGCAACGACCAGGTTCGTTTCGACATGGTTTTTCACAACGTCATTCCCGGCATTCCCATACTTACACCCATCCGCGACTTGCGTTTGAGCCGTGAGCAGGAGATCGAATACCTGAAGGAGAAAGGGGTAGAAATGAATTTTGAAAAAGCGGCGTACTCCATTAACAAAGGTTTGTGGGGGACTAGTGTGGGTGGAAGAGAAACGCTGAACAGTCGTGGCACCTTGCCGGAAGATGCCTGGCCAACACAAGTCACAAAAAGCGATACCGAAGAAGTAAAACTGCATTTCCAAAAAGGCGAACTGAAAGGTGTGAATGATAAAGAATTTCCGCATCCTGTAGAGGCCATTCAATACTTGCAGTCGCTTGCCGGACCGTACGGCATCGGAAGAGACATTCACGTGGGCGATACCATCATCGGCATCAAAGGCCGCGTGGGTTTTGAAGCCGCGGCGCCCATGATCATCATCAAAGCGCACCATGCCTTGGAGAAACACGTACTTACCAAATGGCAATTGGCATACAAAGACCAATTGTCACAATTTTACGGCACGTGGTTGCACGAAGGGCAGATTCTCGATCCGGTGATGCGCGACATTGAAGCCTTTTTCTCCAGCACGCAGCAACAAGTCACCGGCGATGTTTACGTGCAGTTGAATCCCTATCGTTTCAGCGTTAACGGCATTGAATCGCCCTATGATTTAATGAGCAAAAAATTTGGCAGCTACGGCGAAATGAACACTGGTTGGAGCGGCGAAGACGTGCGTGGCTTCAGCAAGATTTTCGGCAATCAAACGTCCATTTATTTTGGGGTAAAGGACGAAGTGGAAGGAAAGTCAATTTGA
- a CDS encoding GNAT family N-acetyltransferase — translation MNNQNIVIRVATPADALYAKTITDEMEASAKARGTGIAKRTPEYVAQKMDEGKAVIALTPEGEWVGFCYIETWEGEYVANSGLIVAPEHRKSGVAKAIKQRVFQLSREKYPEAKIFGLTTGLAVMKINSDLGYEPVTYSELTQDEKFWAGCKSCVNYDILMSKERKNCLCTAMLYDPKDHYEPQETKQHFEQKSQVYERFLKLKQSKFLKRLKGSEKGKGDDRTGNRKLKMLLFNLLH, via the coding sequence GTGAACAATCAGAACATTGTTATTCGTGTAGCTACCCCGGCCGATGCGCTTTACGCAAAAACCATCACCGATGAAATGGAAGCTTCGGCCAAAGCCCGCGGCACCGGCATTGCCAAACGCACACCCGAGTACGTGGCGCAAAAAATGGACGAAGGCAAAGCCGTTATTGCGCTCACACCCGAAGGCGAATGGGTCGGCTTTTGCTACATCGAAACCTGGGAAGGCGAATACGTGGCCAATTCGGGACTCATTGTTGCGCCGGAGCACAGAAAGAGCGGCGTAGCCAAGGCCATCAAGCAACGCGTTTTTCAACTGAGCCGCGAGAAATATCCGGAAGCAAAAATTTTTGGCTTGACAACGGGTTTGGCCGTCATGAAAATCAACAGCGACTTGGGTTATGAGCCGGTTACCTACTCTGAGCTTACACAGGACGAAAAGTTCTGGGCCGGTTGTAAAAGCTGCGTCAACTACGATATCCTGATGAGCAAGGAGCGCAAGAATTGCCTTTGCACGGCCATGCTTTACGACCCGAAGGACCATTACGAGCCGCAGGAAACAAAGCAGCACTTCGAACAAAAAAGCCAGGTGTACGAACGCTTTTTAAAGCTCAAGCAATCAAAATTTTTGAAGCGCCTGAAAGGTTCGGAAAAAGGCAAAGGCGACGACCGCACCGGTAACCGTAAGCTAAAAATGTTGCTGTTCAATTTGCTTCACTGA